A window of Chaetodon auriga isolate fChaAug3 chromosome 2, fChaAug3.hap1, whole genome shotgun sequence contains these coding sequences:
- the LOC143338976 gene encoding caM kinase-like vesicle-associated protein has translation MPFGCLTLGEKKDYNNPSEVTDKYDLGQIVKSEEFCEIFRAKDRNTLKMYTCKKFHKKDGRKVRKAAKNEIMILKMIKHHNILQLVDTFETKKEYFLFLELATGREVFDWILDQGYYSERDTSNVMRQVLEAVAYLHSLKIVHRNLKLENLVYFNRLKHSKIVISDFQLAKLESGLIKDPCGTPEYLAPEVVGRQRYGRPVDCWAIGVIMYILLSGNPPFYDDADEDDSDNRDKNLFLKILSGDFEFDSPYWDDISDSAKNLVASLMEVDQDQRLTGQEAIAHEWISGNAASDKNIKDGVCAQIEKNFAKAKWKKAVRVTTLMKRLRASEQGDSGASGLAAGAAADPNMPSGAPAPPAGGSDGVAASIKAALSEKAPDTQTAAISALSLPSAGRQEEQPQARCNGDVPQMLPQRKGD, from the exons ATGCCATTTGGTTGTCTGACACTTGGGGAGAAGAAGGATTACAACAATCCCTCAGAGGTGACCGACAAGTATGACCTGGGACAAATTGTTAAATC AGAGGAGTTTTGTGAGATATTCCGGGCGAAGGATAGGAACACCTTGAAAATGTACACCTGTAAAAAGTTCCACAAAAAGGACGGACGGAAAGTGAGGAAGGCTGCCAAGAACGAGATAATGATCTTAAAGAT GATAAAACATCATAACATCCTCCAGCTGGTTGACACTTTTGAAACCAAGAAAGAGTACTTCCTTTTTCTGGAGCT CGCTACAGGCAGAGAGGTGTTTGACTGGATCTTAGATCAAGGATACTACTCCGAGAGGGACACCAGCAATGTTATGAGGCAGGTGCTGGAAGCCGTAGCTTACCTGCACTCTCTGAAAATTGTCCACAGAAATTTGAAG CTGGAGAACTTGGTGTACTTTAATCGTTTGAAGCACTCCAAAATTGTTATCAGCGACTTCCAACTGGCAAAACTGGAAAGTGGACTCATTAAGGACCCATGTGGGACTCCAGAATATCTCG CTCCTGAGGTCGTCGGGAGGCAGAGATATGGAAGACCTGTGGACTGCTGGGCCATAGGAGTCATCATGTATATACT CTTGTCTGGAAACCCTCCTTTCTATGATGACGCTGATGAAGATGACTCTGACAATCGTGACAAAAACCTTTTCCTAAAGATTTTGTCTGGGGACTTTGAATTTGATTCACCATATTGGGATGACATTTCAGATTCTG cCAAAAACTTGGTGGCATCCTTGATGGAAGTGGACCAGGATCAGCGACTGACTGGACAGGAAGCAATTGCCCATGAatg GATTTCTGGAAATGCTGCTTCAGACAAGAACATCAAGGATGGTGTTTGTGCACAAATAGAAAAGAACTTTGCCAAAGCAAAGTGGAAG AAAGCTGTCAGAGTGACCACCCTCATGAAGAGACTTCGAGCGTCTGAGCAGGGTGATTCTGGAGCCTCCGGCCTTGCTGCAGGGGCTGCAGCTGACCCCAACATGCCCAGTGGCGCTCCTGCTCCCCCGGCCGGTGGCAGCGACGGTGTTGCTGCCAGCATAAAGGCTGCTCTTAGTGAAAAGGCTCctgacacacagactgcagccatCTCTGCGCTCTCCCTGCCCAgcgcaggcagacaggaggagcagccacaggCACGGTGCAACGGTGATGTTCCCCAAATGCTGCCGCAGAGAAAGGGAGATTAG